A stretch of Panthera leo isolate Ple1 chromosome F3 unlocalized genomic scaffold, P.leo_Ple1_pat1.1 chrF3_random_Un_scaffold_30, whole genome shotgun sequence DNA encodes these proteins:
- the LOC122212803 gene encoding nuclear pore membrane glycoprotein 210-like, with the protein MMQITSEGGPQPQSTILFSISNETVAVVNSAGLVRGLAVGNGTVSGVVQAVDAETGKLVIVSQVMSVGSTGRGCFRSLPGHEPSKCWGALRPSRAGVLVSWDGEEVC; encoded by the exons ATGATGCAG ATCACCTCGGAGGgtggcccccagccccagtccaCCATCCTCTTCTCTATCAGCAATGAGACCGTTGCCGTGGTAAACAGTGCCGGGCTGGTGCGGGGGCTGGCCGTCGGCAATGGCACCGTGTCTGGGGTCGTGCAGGCCGTGGATGCTGAGACCGGCAAGCTTGTCATCGTGTCTCAGGTAATGAGCGTGGGCTCCACTGGACGTGGGTGCTTCCGAAGCCTCCCTGGGCATGAGCCCTCTAAGTGCTGGGGTGCACTGCGCCCCTCAAGAGCTGGGGTGCTGGTCAGCTGGGATGGGGAGGAAGTCTGTTAA